A single genomic interval of Nostoc commune NIES-4072 harbors:
- a CDS encoding ribonuclease J: MAKNEADNSALKIIPLGGLHEIGKNTCLFEYDDEIILLDAGLAFPTEAMHGVNIVLPDTTYLRENRHKIKGMIVTHGHEDHIGGIAFHLKQFDIPVIYGPRLAMAMLEGKLEEAGVRDRTEIRTVLPRDVVRIGKNFLVEYIRNTHSIADSFTVAIHTPLGVVIHTGDFKIDHTPVDGEKFDLQRLAEHGEKGVLCLLSDSTNAEIPGFTPSERSVYPNLERVFSQATGRLFVTTFASSVHRINMILDIAKKQNRVVTIVGRSMLNLIAHARNLGYIKCEDNLLQPLHAVRNLPDERVLILTTGSQGETMAAMTRIANKEHPHIKIREGDTVVFSANPIPGNTIAVVNTIDKLMIQGAKVVYGRDKGIHVSGHGCQEEQKLMIALTRPKFFVPFHGEHRMLVKHAETAQSMGIPAENMIIIQNGDIVELTEDAIRVAGKVPSGIELVDTTSSGMVSAKVLQERQRMASEGIITIAAAIDWNGKLLAKPEIHLRGVVTSVERSLLQTWVKQRIEEILTVRWTEFAPGEGQAADIDWGGLQGTLERELQRSIRRELQCQPSVTLLMQIPDEPPVKVADGRRRRTRTAAQVAS, encoded by the coding sequence ATGGCTAAAAACGAAGCTGATAATTCCGCCTTGAAAATTATTCCTTTGGGCGGTTTACACGAAATTGGGAAAAATACTTGTCTTTTTGAGTATGATGATGAAATTATCCTGTTAGATGCAGGATTGGCTTTTCCCACAGAGGCGATGCATGGAGTAAATATTGTTCTGCCAGATACGACCTATCTGCGGGAAAATCGCCACAAAATTAAAGGGATGATCGTTACTCACGGTCATGAAGACCATATTGGCGGGATTGCTTTTCATCTCAAGCAATTTGATATCCCGGTGATTTATGGGCCAAGACTAGCAATGGCAATGCTAGAGGGTAAATTAGAAGAAGCAGGAGTGCGCGATCGCACAGAAATTAGAACAGTTCTACCACGCGACGTGGTGCGAATTGGCAAAAACTTTTTAGTAGAATATATCCGCAACACCCACTCCATTGCTGATAGTTTCACTGTTGCCATTCATACTCCCCTTGGTGTAGTCATTCACACAGGGGATTTCAAAATTGACCATACCCCAGTGGATGGGGAAAAGTTTGATTTGCAACGGTTAGCAGAACATGGTGAAAAAGGCGTTCTTTGCCTTCTAAGTGATTCCACTAACGCTGAGATACCAGGCTTTACACCTTCGGAACGTTCAGTTTATCCCAATCTTGAGAGAGTATTTAGTCAAGCCACTGGACGATTATTTGTCACTACCTTCGCTTCTAGCGTGCATCGCATCAACATGATTTTGGATATCGCCAAGAAGCAAAACCGTGTAGTGACGATTGTCGGGCGTTCTATGCTGAACTTGATTGCTCATGCCCGCAATTTAGGTTACATCAAGTGTGAAGACAATCTGCTGCAACCATTGCACGCCGTCCGGAATCTGCCTGATGAGAGAGTACTAATTTTAACTACAGGTTCTCAGGGTGAAACGATGGCAGCAATGACCCGCATTGCTAACAAAGAACATCCTCACATTAAAATCCGCGAAGGAGATACAGTAGTATTCTCTGCTAACCCAATTCCCGGAAATACGATCGCAGTAGTCAACACCATTGATAAATTGATGATTCAAGGTGCAAAAGTTGTCTATGGACGAGATAAAGGGATTCACGTCTCCGGTCACGGCTGTCAGGAAGAACAAAAGCTGATGATTGCCTTAACTCGACCCAAATTCTTTGTGCCATTTCACGGCGAACATCGGATGCTAGTGAAGCACGCAGAAACGGCTCAGAGTATGGGCATTCCCGCAGAAAATATGATCATTATTCAGAATGGTGATATTGTCGAACTAACTGAAGATGCGATTCGCGTCGCTGGTAAAGTGCCATCTGGTATCGAATTGGTGGATACTACTAGTTCGGGTATGGTAAGTGCTAAAGTGCTGCAAGAACGGCAACGCATGGCTTCAGAAGGTATTATTACGATCGCAGCTGCCATTGATTGGAATGGTAAACTGCTGGCGAAACCAGAAATTCACCTACGGGGTGTAGTTACAAGTGTAGAGCGATCGCTCTTACAAACCTGGGTCAAACAACGGATTGAAGAAATTTTAACTGTGCGCTGGACAGAATTTGCTCCTGGCGAAGGTCAAGCAGCAGATATAGACTGGGGTGGATTGCAAGGAACTTTAGAACGAGAATTGCAACGTTCCATCCGTCGAGAATTGCAATGTCAGCCATCTGTGACTTTGTTGATGCAAATCCCTGATGAGCCACCCGTGAAAGTTGCCGACGGTAGAAGACGGCGGACTCGGACTGCTGCTCAAGTAGCATCATAG
- a CDS encoding aspartate-semialdehyde dehydrogenase codes for MSKSYRIAILGATGAVGTELLELLEIRNFPIADLKLLASERSVGRSLRFKGENIPIEAVSDRAFENVDIVLASAGGSTSKAWAAIAVEKGAVVIDNSSAFRMNPEVPLVVPEVNPEAAANHQGIIANPNCTTILMAVAVWPLHKIKPVQRIVAATYQSASGAGARAMAEVKRQTSAILQGQPPVAEVLPYPLAFNLFPHNSPLNDLGYCEEEMKMVNETRKIFGTQQIRITATCIRVPVLRAHSEAINLEFETPFSAKEAREILNSSPGVKLVENWETNYFPMPIEATGKDEVLVGRIRQDISHPCGLELWLCGDQIRKGAALNAVQIAELLVEKNLLKPAKAYVSS; via the coding sequence TTGTCTAAATCCTATCGTATAGCTATTTTGGGGGCGACTGGTGCCGTTGGCACAGAGTTGCTGGAATTATTAGAAATCCGTAATTTTCCAATTGCTGACTTGAAGCTATTGGCATCAGAGCGGAGTGTCGGGCGATCGCTGCGCTTTAAAGGAGAAAATATACCCATAGAAGCAGTGAGCGATCGCGCCTTTGAAAATGTGGATATAGTACTAGCTAGTGCGGGTGGTTCCACATCCAAAGCTTGGGCAGCAATTGCCGTCGAAAAAGGTGCAGTGGTAATTGACAACTCCAGTGCTTTTCGGATGAACCCGGAAGTTCCCTTAGTAGTGCCAGAGGTGAATCCAGAAGCCGCAGCTAATCACCAAGGTATTATTGCCAACCCCAACTGCACGACAATTTTAATGGCAGTGGCAGTATGGCCATTGCATAAAATTAAACCAGTACAACGCATCGTAGCTGCAACCTACCAATCTGCAAGTGGTGCTGGTGCTAGAGCAATGGCAGAAGTCAAAAGGCAAACAAGCGCTATACTACAAGGACAGCCGCCAGTCGCTGAGGTATTGCCTTACCCACTGGCATTTAATTTATTCCCGCATAACTCACCATTAAACGATTTGGGTTATTGTGAGGAAGAAATGAAAATGGTCAACGAAACCCGAAAAATATTTGGTACGCAGCAAATCAGAATCACTGCTACCTGTATACGGGTTCCCGTACTCCGCGCCCATTCAGAAGCCATTAATTTAGAATTTGAGACTCCCTTTAGTGCAAAGGAAGCCAGAGAGATTTTAAATTCCTCCCCTGGAGTGAAGTTGGTAGAAAATTGGGAAACTAACTATTTTCCGATGCCCATTGAAGCAACGGGTAAAGACGAAGTTTTAGTGGGAAGAATTCGTCAAGATATTTCTCATCCCTGTGGGTTGGAATTATGGTTATGTGGTGACCAAATCCGCAAAGGCGCAGCGTTAAATGCAGTACAAATCGCCGAATTGCTCGTAGAAAAAAATCTACTCAAACCTGCTAAAGCTTACGTTTCAAGCTAA
- the dapA gene encoding 4-hydroxy-tetrahydrodipicolinate synthase has translation MGDFGNVLTAMITPFKADGSVDYDVAAELAAHLANNGTDTLVVCGTTGESPTLTWDEEYQLFVEVLHSVAGKAKVIAGCGSNSTKEAIAATQKASKIGVHGSLQVVPYYNKPPQAGLEAHFQAIAQACPDLPLLLYNVPGRTGQNLQPETVARLAEVSNIVGIKESTGSIDQASEIRRLTPKEFHIYSGDDYMTLPLLAIGAKGVVSVASHLVGNQLQQMIQAFRAGKIEVASEIHLQLFPLFKALFLTSNPIPVKKALKLQGWEVGSTRPPLCEADLEVSQKLEAVLKKLSLI, from the coding sequence GTGGGAGATTTTGGCAATGTTTTAACCGCTATGATTACGCCGTTTAAAGCAGACGGGAGTGTAGATTATGATGTAGCGGCAGAACTGGCGGCACATCTAGCTAACAACGGTACAGATACATTGGTGGTGTGCGGCACAACCGGAGAATCCCCTACCCTAACCTGGGATGAGGAATACCAGCTGTTTGTCGAGGTATTGCACTCCGTGGCAGGAAAAGCCAAGGTGATTGCAGGTTGTGGTTCAAATTCTACTAAAGAAGCGATCGCAGCCACCCAAAAAGCGTCTAAAATAGGAGTACATGGTTCCTTACAAGTTGTCCCTTATTACAACAAACCGCCACAAGCGGGATTGGAAGCGCACTTTCAGGCTATAGCACAAGCCTGTCCCGACTTACCTTTGTTGTTATATAATGTCCCCGGTCGTACCGGACAAAACCTTCAGCCAGAAACAGTTGCCCGGTTAGCTGAGGTTAGCAATATTGTCGGAATTAAAGAATCCACTGGTAGTATAGATCAAGCAAGCGAAATTCGTCGCTTGACACCAAAAGAATTTCACATCTATTCTGGTGATGATTACATGACTTTGCCCTTGTTAGCGATCGGGGCAAAGGGTGTGGTAAGTGTGGCTTCTCATCTGGTAGGAAACCAACTACAGCAGATGATCCAAGCTTTTAGAGCGGGAAAAATTGAGGTAGCAAGCGAGATTCATCTCCAACTCTTCCCGTTATTTAAAGCTTTATTTCTCACTTCAAATCCCATTCCAGTGAAAAAAGCATTGAAGCTTCAAGGTTGGGAGGTTGGTTCAACTCGTCCGCCCCTGTGTGAAGCTGATTTAGAAGTAAGTCAAAAGTTAGAAGCGGTTCTGAAAAAACTTAGTTTAATCTAG
- the tnpA gene encoding IS200/IS605 family transposase: protein MQKFKSNNNVVYSCKYHVIFCPKYRRPVLVNAIASRLKELLAQIAIDIKVEIIEMEIMPDHVHLLVEVDPQFGIHRVVKRFKGATSRYLRLEFPELKSRLPTLWTNSYFVSTVGGAPLEAVKMYIQNQKET, encoded by the coding sequence ATGCAAAAGTTTAAATCAAACAACAATGTTGTTTATTCGTGTAAATATCATGTTATTTTTTGCCCTAAATACAGAAGGCCAGTGCTTGTGAATGCAATCGCCTCTCGACTGAAAGAGTTGCTTGCTCAAATAGCAATTGACATTAAAGTTGAAATTATAGAGATGGAAATAATGCCAGATCATGTACATTTACTAGTAGAAGTTGACCCGCAATTTGGAATACACCGTGTTGTGAAGAGATTCAAAGGTGCGACTTCTAGGTATTTGCGATTAGAATTTCCAGAGTTGAAAAGTAGATTACCTACTTTGTGGACTAATTCTTATTTTGTTTCGACAGTGGGAGGCGCACCACTGGAAGCGGTGAAAATGTACATCCAAAACCAAAAAGAAACTTGA
- a CDS encoding RNA-guided endonuclease InsQ/TnpB family protein has product MEYKAVVKKPQAKAIDEAIRTSQFVRNKVLRYWIDNRGIGKKELYQYNTQLRAEYEFVRDLSSHACQASVENVERAIKRFYDNCKTKKQGLKGYPRFKKHSRSVEYKQQSWKLHPTKRRITFTDKKGIGELKLLGKWDIHTYPVELIKRVRIVRRADGYYVQFCVKVDNKQEAPLTNSVIGIDVGLEYFYSDSFGKHEENPRYLRKAEKDIKRVQRKIYKKKKGSSGRRKARGVYARKHLKVTRRRNEHAKKLARNLCLANAKVVLEDLNVSGLVRNHKLAKSISDASWYNFRQWLEYFGEKLGREIIAVPPHFTSQECSNCGARVQKSLSTRTHSCLHCGHVEQRDVNAAKVILGRANATGGHPGSNASRDVPSTSVGRKSSKSKERQ; this is encoded by the coding sequence ATGGAGTACAAAGCAGTTGTCAAAAAACCACAAGCAAAAGCTATAGATGAAGCTATTCGCACAAGTCAGTTTGTCAGAAATAAAGTGCTTAGATATTGGATAGATAATCGTGGTATTGGCAAGAAAGAATTGTACCAATACAACACTCAATTAAGAGCAGAATATGAATTCGTGAGAGATTTGAGCAGTCATGCTTGCCAAGCATCTGTTGAGAATGTAGAACGTGCTATCAAGCGTTTCTACGACAACTGCAAAACTAAAAAGCAAGGATTGAAGGGCTATCCAAGATTTAAAAAACATAGTCGCTCTGTTGAATACAAACAACAGTCTTGGAAATTACACCCAACAAAACGACGAATAACATTCACTGACAAGAAAGGTATTGGTGAACTCAAATTATTGGGCAAGTGGGATATCCATACTTATCCTGTTGAGCTAATCAAAAGAGTTAGGATCGTTCGTCGTGCAGATGGGTATTATGTGCAGTTTTGCGTAAAAGTTGATAACAAGCAGGAAGCACCATTAACTAATTCTGTTATTGGTATTGATGTGGGATTGGAATACTTCTACTCTGATTCTTTCGGCAAGCATGAAGAAAACCCGCGATACTTGCGTAAAGCTGAGAAAGATATCAAACGGGTTCAGCGTAAAATTTATAAAAAGAAAAAGGGGTCATCTGGTAGAAGGAAAGCTCGTGGTGTTTATGCTCGTAAACATTTGAAAGTAACTCGACGAAGGAATGAACACGCCAAAAAATTGGCGCGTAACTTATGCCTAGCTAACGCTAAGGTTGTCTTGGAAGATTTAAATGTTAGTGGGTTGGTGAGAAACCACAAACTTGCCAAGAGTATTTCTGATGCGTCTTGGTACAACTTCCGCCAGTGGCTTGAATACTTTGGAGAGAAATTAGGTCGGGAAATAATTGCTGTCCCCCCTCATTTCACCAGTCAAGAATGTAGTAACTGTGGTGCTAGAGTTCAGAAATCACTTAGTACTAGAACTCATTCTTGCTTGCATTGTGGTCACGTTGAACAACGTGATGTGAATGCTGCCAAAGTAATTTTAGGTCGTGCAAACGCTACCGGAGGGCATCCGGGAAGTAACGCCAGTCGAGATGTTCCCTCTACTTCTGTTGGACGCAAGTCCAGTAAAAGCAAGGAGCGTCAGTGA